A window of the Amycolatopsis solani genome harbors these coding sequences:
- a CDS encoding HAD family hydrolase: MEAVCVSAWRGRDKSQELERLAALAGEASAEAAHARVVAEPPAPPAPPDLTAAAFFDVDNTMMMGASIFYFARGLAARKFFTSADLAGFVWGQIKFRLGGRENKEDIKTHRERALSFVAGRTVAELTSISEEIYDELMADKIWSGTRALAQMHLDAGQRVWLVTATPIELAAIISRRLGLTGALGTVAETRDGVYTGRLVGDLLHGRAKAHAVRALASREGLNLKRCTAYSDSANDIPMLSSVGTAVAVNPDGGLRDVARARGWEIRDFRTGRKAAKIGVPSVLGAGALAGAVAAGMAYRRR, translated from the coding sequence GTGGAGGCGGTGTGCGTGTCAGCTTGGCGTGGCAGGGATAAGAGTCAGGAGCTCGAACGGCTCGCCGCGCTCGCGGGCGAAGCGTCGGCCGAAGCCGCGCACGCCCGCGTGGTCGCCGAGCCCCCGGCCCCGCCCGCGCCGCCGGACCTGACCGCGGCGGCGTTCTTCGACGTCGACAACACGATGATGATGGGCGCGTCGATCTTCTACTTCGCCCGCGGGCTCGCGGCGCGCAAGTTCTTCACCTCCGCCGACCTGGCCGGGTTCGTCTGGGGCCAGATCAAGTTCCGGCTCGGCGGCCGTGAGAACAAGGAAGACATCAAGACCCACCGCGAGCGCGCGCTGTCCTTCGTGGCCGGCCGCACGGTCGCGGAGCTGACGTCGATCAGCGAAGAGATCTACGACGAGCTGATGGCCGACAAGATCTGGTCCGGCACGCGCGCGCTGGCCCAGATGCACCTGGACGCCGGCCAGCGGGTCTGGCTGGTGACGGCGACCCCGATCGAGCTGGCGGCGATCATCTCCCGCCGCCTGGGCCTCACCGGCGCGCTCGGCACGGTCGCCGAGACCCGCGACGGCGTGTACACCGGACGGCTGGTGGGCGACCTCCTGCACGGCCGCGCGAAGGCGCACGCCGTGCGCGCGCTGGCGTCGCGCGAAGGGCTGAACCTCAAGCGCTGCACGGCGTATTCGGACTCGGCCAACGACATCCCGATGCTGTCGTCGGTGGGCACGGCGGTGGCCGTCAACCCGGACGGCGGCCTGCGCGACGTGGCCCGCGCCCGCGGCTGGGAGATCCGCGACTTCCGCACCGGCCGCAAGGCGGCGAAGATCGGCGTGCCGTCGGTCCTGGGCGCCGGCGCGCTGGCGGGCGCGGTAGCCGCGGGCATGGCCTACCGCCGCCGCTGA
- a CDS encoding sugar phosphate isomerase/epimerase family protein, with protein MARVTDEKPVPVGLSTASVWPLKAGSAFELAAELGYDGVEVMVWADPVSQDLSALRRWSRRTGVPVLSIHSPSLLITQRIWSPDPVVRLRMSVDAALELGARTVVVHPPFRWQRRYGDAFGDLVDELEESSGIEIGVENMFKVRPPGGSRTSRVSAFRPSIDPTDVGFRHYTLDLSHTAAAGMDALALAQRMGEGLTHVHLADGTGVPKDEHLVPGRGDQPCAELLEKLVSSGFGGQIVLEINTRHAVTAAQRVRDLAEALLFARFHLGQ; from the coding sequence ATGGCGCGCGTGACAGACGAGAAGCCGGTGCCGGTCGGCCTGAGCACGGCGTCGGTGTGGCCCCTCAAAGCCGGCTCGGCCTTCGAGCTGGCCGCCGAGCTCGGCTACGACGGCGTCGAGGTGATGGTCTGGGCCGACCCGGTCAGCCAGGACCTCTCGGCGCTGCGGCGCTGGTCGCGGCGCACCGGGGTGCCCGTGCTGTCGATCCACTCGCCGTCGCTGCTGATCACGCAGCGGATCTGGTCGCCGGACCCGGTGGTCCGGCTGCGGATGTCCGTCGACGCCGCGCTCGAACTCGGGGCCCGCACCGTGGTGGTGCACCCGCCGTTCCGCTGGCAGCGGCGTTATGGCGACGCCTTCGGTGATCTCGTCGACGAGCTCGAAGAGTCGAGCGGCATCGAAATCGGCGTGGAAAACATGTTCAAGGTCCGGCCGCCCGGCGGTTCTCGCACTTCCCGGGTGTCGGCATTCCGGCCGTCGATCGACCCCACGGACGTCGGGTTCCGGCACTACACGCTCGACCTGTCCCACACAGCGGCAGCCGGAATGGACGCGCTGGCCCTCGCGCAGCGGATGGGTGAAGGGCTCACGCACGTCCACTTGGCGGACGGCACCGGCGTCCCGAAGGACGAACACCTGGTACCCGGAAGGGGTGACCAGCCTTGCGCCGAACTCCTCGAAAAGCTGGTCAGCAGCGGTTTCGGCGGCCAGATCGTGCTGGAGATCAACACCCGGCACGCGGTGACGGCGGCCCAGCGGGTGCGTGATCTGGCGGAGGCACTTTTGTTCGCTCGTTTCCACCTCGGGCAATGA
- a CDS encoding helix-turn-helix domain-containing protein, which translates to MSPNKKEDLPAVGQVQFLTVAEVATLMRVSKMTVYRLVHSGELPAVRVGKSFRVPEKAVHEYLQGAYYDVG; encoded by the coding sequence ATGTCGCCGAACAAGAAGGAGGATCTGCCGGCAGTCGGGCAGGTCCAGTTCCTGACGGTCGCGGAGGTGGCCACGCTGATGCGGGTCTCCAAGATGACCGTCTACCGTCTCGTGCACTCGGGTGAGCTGCCCGCCGTCAGGGTCGGGAAGTCCTTCCGGGTGCCGGAGAAAGCAGTGCACGAGTACCTCCAGGGTGCTTACTACGACGTGGGTTGA
- a CDS encoding thioesterase family protein, which translates to MSGTDGTAVSFDTASAARSLGDGTFTAVLRAEWAIGSHPHGGFLLALLAKAAIAALHERGEPHAEPLVVSAEFLHAPALGPVLLRTDVRKVGRRATVVEVRLEQRGRSCVEARVTTGRLPMRRPEWTDVPAMAAEPPPGALAMAESTEGPFNLAKGCEVRLDPATAGYLAGRTDEPPRMRLWVRPRHSLVDPYFTLLASDVNPPVVMNLGRIGWAPTVQLTALLRTRPAPGWLRVVVESRSVHESWFDSDATVVDSQGRLVCQARQLGLAPAPAPGG; encoded by the coding sequence GTGAGCGGAACGGACGGCACCGCCGTGTCCTTCGACACGGCCAGTGCGGCGCGGTCGCTGGGGGACGGCACCTTCACCGCGGTGCTGCGCGCGGAATGGGCCATCGGCTCGCACCCGCACGGGGGTTTCCTGCTGGCCCTCCTGGCCAAGGCGGCGATCGCCGCCCTGCACGAACGCGGGGAGCCGCACGCGGAACCCCTCGTCGTCAGCGCGGAGTTCCTGCACGCCCCGGCGCTGGGCCCGGTGCTCCTGCGCACGGACGTCCGCAAGGTCGGCCGCCGCGCGACGGTCGTGGAGGTCCGGCTGGAGCAGCGCGGCCGCAGCTGCGTCGAGGCCAGGGTCACGACCGGACGGCTCCCGATGCGCCGCCCGGAGTGGACGGACGTCCCGGCGATGGCCGCGGAGCCGCCCCCGGGCGCGCTCGCCATGGCGGAGAGCACGGAGGGCCCGTTCAACCTGGCCAAGGGCTGCGAGGTGCGCCTGGACCCGGCGACCGCGGGCTACCTGGCCGGCCGCACGGACGAGCCACCCCGCATGCGCCTGTGGGTCCGGCCGCGGCACAGCCTGGTCGACCCGTACTTCACGCTGCTGGCCTCGGACGTCAACCCGCCGGTGGTGATGAACCTGGGCCGCATCGGCTGGGCCCCGACGGTCCAGCTGACGGCGCTGCTGCGCACGCGCCCGGCCCCGGGCTGGCTGCGGGTGGTGGTGGAGTCGAGGTCGGTCCACGAGTCGTGGTTCGACTCGGACGCGACGGTGGTGGATTCCCAGGGCCGGCTGGTCTGCCAGGCCCGCCAGCTCGGCCTCGCCCCAGCCCCGGCCCCGGGCGGCTGA
- a CDS encoding lysophospholipid acyltransferase family protein, with protein sequence MDDFGSEAETVGGAEAQVIPLHGPGREKPAAERDLREEEAARRDAPVVAFPGAEKEAPEEPLSAAARSALGFIRDRLTGDYTVDEFGFDAELTDAVFLPPLRALYKNWFRVDTHGVENLPAEGGALLVSNHSGTVPLDSLMTAVAVHDETGGRHLRGLGADLVFQVPLVGSFARKSGQTLACNEDAERLLRKGELVGVWPEGFKGIGKPFSSRYKLQRFGRGGFVSAAVRAGVPIIPVSVIGAEEIYPKLGDIKVLARMLGLPYFPVTPFFPHFGLLGALPLPTKWSIEFGEPIRTDEFEPEAVEDPMLVFQLTDQVRESIQQTLYQRLSQRKSVFRG encoded by the coding sequence TTGGACGACTTCGGAAGCGAGGCGGAAACGGTGGGCGGTGCCGAAGCTCAGGTCATCCCGCTGCACGGACCGGGCCGGGAGAAACCGGCGGCCGAGCGCGACCTCCGCGAGGAAGAGGCCGCGCGGAGAGACGCGCCGGTCGTCGCCTTCCCGGGTGCTGAGAAGGAAGCCCCGGAAGAGCCCCTTTCGGCTGCCGCGCGCTCGGCGCTCGGCTTCATCCGCGACCGCTTGACCGGCGACTACACCGTCGACGAGTTCGGCTTCGACGCCGAGCTGACCGACGCCGTGTTCCTGCCGCCGCTGCGCGCGCTGTACAAGAACTGGTTCCGCGTCGATACCCACGGCGTCGAGAACCTCCCGGCCGAGGGCGGCGCGCTGCTGGTGTCGAACCACTCGGGCACGGTGCCGCTGGACTCGCTGATGACGGCGGTCGCGGTCCACGACGAGACCGGCGGCCGTCACCTGCGCGGCCTCGGCGCCGACCTGGTGTTCCAGGTGCCGCTGGTGGGGTCGTTCGCGCGCAAGTCGGGCCAGACGCTGGCGTGCAACGAGGACGCGGAACGCCTGCTGCGCAAGGGCGAGCTGGTCGGCGTGTGGCCGGAGGGCTTCAAGGGCATCGGCAAGCCGTTCTCGTCCCGCTACAAGCTGCAGCGCTTCGGCCGCGGCGGCTTCGTGTCGGCCGCGGTGCGCGCCGGCGTGCCGATCATCCCGGTGTCGGTGATCGGCGCCGAGGAGATCTACCCGAAGCTCGGCGACATCAAGGTGCTGGCCCGGATGCTGGGCCTGCCGTACTTCCCGGTGACGCCGTTCTTCCCGCACTTCGGCCTGCTGGGCGCGCTGCCGCTGCCGACGAAGTGGAGCATCGAGTTCGGCGAGCCGATCCGCACGGACGAGTTCGAGCCGGAGGCGGTGGAGGACCCGATGCTGGTGTTCCAGCTGACCGACCAGGTCCGCGAGTCGATCCAGCAAACCCTGTACCAGCGCCTCTCCCAGCGGAAGTCGGTCTTCCGCGGCTGA
- a CDS encoding 30S ribosomal protein bS22 produces the protein MGSVIKKRRKRMSKKKHRKLLRRTRVQRRKAGK, from the coding sequence ATGGGCTCTGTGATCAAGAAGCGCCGCAAGCGCATGTCGAAGAAGAAGCACCGCAAGCTGCTTCGCCGTACGCGCGTCCAGCGTCGTAAGGCCGGCAAGTAA
- a CDS encoding NAD-dependent epimerase/dehydratase family protein — translation MPSNIVLVTGVAGELGGKLLARLGNNPDFERVIGVDTVPPAKTVLQRMGHAEFVRADIRNPLIAKVISTAKVDTVVHASCTAHPAGPGRRTAIKEVNVIGTMRLLAACQRSPLVRKLVVKSTAAVYGAGARSQAVFTEDSELIPTSTSGYAKDAVEMEGYVRGLVRRRPDITTTLFRFANIIGPSTDTVLSRYFALPVVPTVFGYDARIQLLHSSDALAVLERATLTDRPGVFNVGSEGVLTLSQAIRRAGRVELPMPRSVVPSVGKVLRGARVVDFSADQVRLLNFGRVVDITKLKNEFGYTPRWTTREAFDDYIVGRGLRPVLDGAKLAGLAGKVLVAAATGQANR, via the coding sequence ATGCCGTCGAACATCGTGCTCGTCACCGGGGTAGCCGGCGAACTGGGCGGGAAACTGCTCGCCCGGTTGGGCAACAACCCCGATTTCGAGCGGGTCATCGGCGTCGACACGGTCCCCCCGGCGAAGACGGTCCTGCAGCGCATGGGCCACGCCGAGTTCGTGCGCGCGGACATCCGGAACCCGCTGATCGCCAAGGTGATCAGCACCGCCAAGGTCGACACGGTGGTGCACGCGTCCTGCACCGCGCACCCGGCCGGGCCGGGCCGCCGCACGGCGATCAAGGAAGTCAACGTCATCGGCACGATGCGGCTGCTCGCCGCGTGCCAGCGCTCGCCCCTGGTCCGCAAGCTGGTGGTGAAGTCGACGGCGGCCGTCTACGGCGCCGGCGCCCGCTCGCAGGCGGTGTTCACCGAGGACTCCGAGCTCATCCCGACCTCGACCAGCGGGTACGCGAAGGACGCCGTGGAGATGGAGGGCTACGTGCGCGGTCTCGTGCGCCGCCGCCCCGACATCACCACGACGCTGTTCCGCTTCGCCAACATCATCGGGCCGTCGACGGACACCGTTCTTTCGCGCTACTTCGCGCTGCCGGTGGTGCCGACGGTCTTCGGTTACGACGCCCGGATCCAGCTGCTGCACTCTTCGGACGCGCTGGCCGTGCTCGAACGCGCGACCCTGACCGACCGGCCCGGCGTGTTCAACGTCGGTTCCGAAGGGGTACTCACGTTGTCGCAGGCGATCCGGCGAGCGGGCCGGGTCGAGCTGCCGATGCCGCGGAGCGTGGTGCCCTCGGTCGGCAAGGTCCTGCGCGGCGCGCGGGTCGTGGACTTCTCCGCCGACCAGGTCCGGCTGCTGAACTTCGGCCGGGTCGTCGACATCACCAAGCTGAAGAACGAGTTCGGGTACACCCCGCGGTGGACCACGCGGGAGGCGTTCGACGACTACATCGTCGGACGCGGCTTGCGGCCGGTGCTCGACGGCGCCAAGCTGGCGGGCCTGGCAGGCAAGGTCCTCGTCGCCGCGGCGACGGGGCAGGCGAACCGATGA
- a CDS encoding sigma-70 family RNA polymerase sigma factor has translation MTVPTAVGHGPVFMFAERVFGRSAAVPVSRQASDDERAEAAKAEAWELVRAAQDGDSSAFGRLYDRYVDVVYRYVLFRLGDRDLAEDVTSETFLRALRRITSVSYQGRDVGAWFVTIARNLVLDHVKSSRFKLEVVTDEVTEPGSAPFSVGATAQAGPEQEAISRATRTELLRCVAELGDDQRECIILRFLQGLSVAETAEIMNRNEGAIKALQHRAVRRLAQLLPTGLR, from the coding sequence ATGACCGTGCCGACCGCCGTGGGCCACGGGCCCGTCTTCATGTTCGCCGAGCGCGTGTTCGGCCGCTCCGCGGCCGTGCCGGTGAGCAGGCAGGCGTCCGACGACGAACGCGCCGAGGCGGCGAAGGCCGAGGCGTGGGAGCTCGTGCGCGCCGCCCAGGACGGCGACTCGTCCGCCTTCGGCCGGCTCTACGACCGCTACGTCGACGTCGTCTACCGGTACGTCCTGTTCCGGCTCGGCGACCGCGACCTGGCCGAGGACGTCACCAGCGAGACGTTCCTGCGCGCGCTGCGCCGGATCACGTCGGTGAGCTACCAGGGGCGTGACGTCGGCGCCTGGTTCGTCACCATCGCCCGCAACCTCGTGCTCGACCACGTGAAGTCGAGCCGGTTCAAGCTCGAAGTGGTCACCGACGAAGTGACCGAGCCGGGCTCGGCGCCGTTCAGCGTCGGCGCGACCGCCCAGGCGGGCCCCGAGCAGGAGGCCATCTCCCGCGCGACCCGCACCGAGCTGCTGCGCTGCGTCGCGGAACTGGGCGACGACCAGCGGGAATGCATCATCCTGCGCTTCCTGCAGGGTCTGTCGGTGGCGGAGACGGCCGAGATCATGAACCGCAACGAGGGCGCGATCAAGGCGCTCCAGCACCGCGCGGTACGCCGATTGGCACAACTCCTGCCCACCGGATTGCGCTGA
- a CDS encoding DUF5667 domain-containing protein — translation MRFARERAEIDRFARALEPSPVRRDGEFADELALVGALRDLGAAGAPDLETRQRIRAEIAGRLETAAATPRRRWRPRTADLVAAALFLVLVLSGLTLVLSRNALPGDALYGVKRAGESTALGLTFGDQAKAQKHLEFATNRITELGELAEAGASPADYRTAYDDFAADLKAGVSQLAAVATSDSGGAQALADVRLWARNQAARLASQPLPADAAPVFGDVRDLLGKVQERTSGLVARLNCYEITTGTSDDLGLLPATGECTARPAPAAGEQPSSAPASPSSGESTAPVVTGTQLPPSDAAATPGIPAPTGGVTPPPVYGGQPTTTTRPPSTTPTTSSPPLVSIPPLLPGLPPIVIG, via the coding sequence GTGAGGTTTGCGCGTGAGCGAGCCGAGATCGACCGGTTCGCGCGTGCCCTGGAGCCGTCCCCGGTACGCCGGGACGGCGAGTTCGCCGACGAACTGGCCCTCGTCGGCGCGCTGCGCGACCTCGGTGCGGCCGGGGCCCCGGACCTGGAAACCCGGCAGCGGATCCGCGCGGAGATCGCGGGCCGCCTGGAGACGGCGGCGGCCACCCCGCGTCGGAGGTGGCGGCCGCGGACCGCCGACCTGGTGGCCGCCGCGCTCTTCCTCGTCCTGGTGCTCTCGGGCCTGACGCTGGTGCTGTCCCGGAACGCGCTGCCCGGTGACGCGCTGTACGGCGTGAAGCGGGCCGGGGAGTCGACGGCGCTGGGCCTGACGTTCGGCGACCAGGCGAAGGCGCAGAAGCACCTGGAGTTCGCCACCAACCGGATCACCGAACTCGGCGAGCTGGCCGAAGCGGGCGCGAGCCCGGCCGACTACCGGACCGCGTACGACGACTTCGCCGCCGACCTCAAGGCGGGTGTCTCCCAGCTGGCCGCGGTCGCGACGAGCGACAGCGGCGGGGCGCAGGCACTGGCCGACGTCCGGCTGTGGGCGCGTAACCAGGCGGCCCGCCTGGCGTCGCAGCCGCTGCCGGCGGACGCGGCGCCGGTGTTCGGCGACGTCCGCGACCTGCTGGGGAAGGTCCAGGAGCGCACGAGCGGGCTGGTCGCCCGGCTGAACTGCTACGAGATCACCACCGGCACCTCCGACGACCTCGGCCTGCTCCCGGCGACCGGCGAGTGCACGGCCCGGCCGGCCCCGGCCGCCGGCGAGCAGCCGTCGTCTGCCCCGGCTTCGCCGTCGTCGGGGGAAAGCACCGCGCCGGTGGTGACGGGCACGCAGCTGCCGCCGTCGGACGCGGCCGCCACCCCGGGCATCCCGGCGCCGACCGGTGGCGTGACGCCGCCGCCGGTGTACGGCGGTCAGCCGACGACCACCACCCGGCCGCCGTCGACCACCCCGACGACGTCGTCGCCGCCGCTGGTTTCGATCCCGCCGTTGCTGCCGGGGCTGCCCCCGATCGTCATCGGCTGA
- a CDS encoding Ppx/GppA phosphatase family protein: MRLGVLDVGSNTVHLLVVDAHRGAHPTPMHSEKSVLRLAEQITPGGELTKAGADELVTAVESAKDSAARLGCEELMAFATSAVREAKNSAKVLARVADKTGVELQVLSGVDEARHTFLAVRRWYGWSAGQLLVLDIGGGSLEVAMGRDEEPVLAESLPLGAGRTTRTRFKHDPPTRSELVATSAWLDDQLTDLTRKVTKWGEPDRVVATSKTFRSLARLTGAAPSAAGPRVRRTLTDTALRQLLAFISRMPSADLAQLEGVSSSRSHQLVAGALVAQATMRALGVPELEICPWALREGVILRRLDHSTGADETGAALAGRLGAQEDR, encoded by the coding sequence GTGCGCCTAGGGGTACTCGACGTCGGTTCCAACACCGTCCACCTGCTCGTGGTCGACGCCCACCGTGGCGCCCACCCGACGCCGATGCATTCCGAGAAGTCCGTGCTGCGGCTGGCCGAGCAGATCACCCCCGGTGGCGAGCTCACGAAGGCCGGGGCCGACGAGCTGGTGACCGCCGTCGAATCCGCGAAGGACTCCGCCGCGCGGCTGGGCTGCGAAGAGCTGATGGCCTTCGCCACTTCCGCGGTCCGCGAAGCGAAGAACTCCGCCAAGGTGCTCGCTCGCGTGGCCGACAAGACCGGCGTCGAGCTGCAGGTCCTCTCCGGTGTCGACGAAGCGCGGCACACCTTCCTCGCCGTCCGCCGGTGGTACGGCTGGTCGGCCGGGCAGCTGCTCGTGCTCGACATCGGCGGCGGCTCGCTCGAAGTCGCGATGGGCCGCGACGAAGAACCCGTGCTGGCCGAATCGCTGCCGCTGGGCGCCGGGCGCACCACGCGCACCCGCTTCAAGCACGACCCGCCGACGCGGTCCGAACTCGTCGCGACGTCGGCGTGGCTGGACGACCAGCTCACCGACCTCACGCGGAAAGTCACCAAATGGGGTGAACCCGACCGCGTCGTCGCGACGTCGAAGACCTTCCGGTCACTCGCCCGGCTGACCGGCGCCGCCCCCTCGGCGGCGGGCCCGCGCGTGCGACGTACGCTCACGGACACCGCGTTGCGCCAGCTCCTGGCCTTCATTTCGCGGATGCCCTCGGCCGATCTGGCCCAGCTCGAAGGGGTCAGCTCGAGCCGATCCCACCAGCTGGTGGCGGGCGCGCTCGTCGCCCAGGCCACGATGCGGGCGCTCGGTGTTCCGGAACTCGAGATTTGCCCGTGGGCTCTGCGAGAGGGTGTCATCCTGCGGCGGCTGGACCATTCCACCGGCGCGGATGAGACTGGAGCCGCCCTCGCGGGACGCTTGGGCGCACAGGAGGACCGGTGA
- the proC gene encoding pyrroline-5-carboxylate reductase, giving the protein MTVIAVLGAGKIGEALLSGLLHGGHEPGDLLFTERYPARVEELTARYGVRGVEVEDAAKQADVLVVAVKPQDIDPVLDELAPLLGPSSLVVSLCAGLPTSLYERRLADGVPVVRVMPNTPMLVNEAMSAISAGRYATAEHLAVVRDLLSHVGQVVEVPEGQQDAVTALSGSGPAYFFFLVEAMIDAGILLGLPRALAGQLIIQSAVGAAKMLAESEEHPVLLREAVTSPAGTTINAIRELEKHGVRAALLAAIEAAKDRSVELGKAHDEA; this is encoded by the coding sequence ATGACGGTCATCGCGGTGCTGGGTGCGGGCAAGATCGGCGAGGCGTTGCTCTCGGGGCTGCTGCACGGCGGCCACGAGCCGGGCGACCTGCTCTTCACCGAGCGGTACCCGGCGCGCGTCGAAGAGCTCACCGCGCGCTACGGCGTCCGCGGCGTCGAGGTCGAGGACGCGGCCAAGCAGGCCGACGTCCTGGTCGTCGCCGTGAAGCCGCAGGACATCGACCCGGTGCTCGACGAGCTGGCGCCGCTGCTCGGGCCGTCGTCGCTGGTCGTCTCGCTGTGCGCCGGGCTGCCCACCTCCCTCTACGAGCGGCGGCTCGCCGACGGGGTGCCGGTCGTGCGGGTCATGCCGAACACGCCGATGCTGGTCAACGAGGCCATGAGCGCCATCTCCGCCGGCCGGTACGCCACCGCGGAGCACCTCGCCGTGGTGCGGGACCTGCTCTCGCACGTCGGGCAGGTCGTCGAGGTGCCGGAGGGGCAGCAGGACGCCGTCACGGCGTTGTCGGGGTCCGGGCCGGCCTACTTCTTCTTCCTGGTCGAGGCCATGATCGACGCCGGCATCCTGCTCGGGCTGCCGCGCGCGCTCGCCGGGCAGCTGATCATCCAGTCGGCCGTCGGGGCGGCGAAGATGCTCGCCGAGTCCGAGGAGCACCCGGTGCTGCTGCGCGAGGCCGTGACGTCGCCCGCGGGCACCACCATCAACGCCATCCGCGAGCTGGAGAAGCACGGCGTGCGCGCGGCTCTCCTGGCGGCCATCGAAGCCGCGAAGGACCGCTCGGTGGAGCTCGGCAAGGCTCACGACGAGGCCTGA